Within the Micromonospora citrea genome, the region TCGCCGCACGCGGATCACGCGGCGGCGGCCGGAGCGGCGCCAGCGACGACCGTCGTACCACCGCACAGGTAATGCTCCAGACCGAACTGGTCATCCGCGACTCGACCGCAGCCGTGCCGGCTGACGGTCGGCCCCGCCCCGAAGCCGGGTCGGTCACCCCGGGCCCGCATCGCCTTGCGGGCCCGGGTCGCCCGACCGCGACCACCGGCGGTGTCGTCGCCTCCTAACGCCAAGGAGTGAGCGCACATGCACCCCGCAACGCCCCCCACCACTGGCACGCCGGCCGTGCCCGTTCACCGTACCCCCGTCCCCCGACGGCGGCTGATCCGCGGCCTCCTCGCCGCGGTCGTCGCCCTGCCCCTGGTCCTCGGCGCCGCCGGCTGCGGCGACGACGAGGCCAGCACCGACCCGAACGCCCCGGTCAAGCTCTCGATCTTCTGGTGGGGCGGTGAGGCCCGGGCCAAGCTGACCGAGGAGGCCCTCGCCCTCTACACGAAGAAGCACCCCAACGTGACCTTCGAGAAGACCTGGCAGGCCAACCAGGGCTACTTCGACAAGCTGGCGACCCTCACCGCCGGCGGCAACCCGCCGGACATCTTCCAGATCGACGACAACTACCTGGCCGAGTACGCCGCCCGCAGCACCACCCTCGACCTGACCTCCTACAAGGACTCCGGCGACCTCGACGTCTCCAAGTTCCCCAGGAGCCTCTGGCAGTACGGCGTCGTCGACGGCAAGCTCGCCGGCCTCGCCGCCGGGGAGAACACCCAGGGCCTGGTCTACAACAAGACGCTGCTGACGAAGAACGGCCTGCCCGAGCCGACCACGGGGATGACCTGGGAGGAGCACATCGCCTGGGCCGAGCAGGTGGCGAAGAAGACGAGGGTCCCCGGCACCCAGGACCCGAGCGCCGACTACAAGGCGTTCTGGGTCTGGCTGCGCCAGCAGGGCAAGGACCTCTACAGGGGCAAGGAACTCGGCTTCACCGCCGAGGACGTGACGAAGTGGTTCGAGCTGTGGAAGGGGGCCCGTGATCGGGGCGCCACCCCGACCCCCGACGTCATCCACGAGGGCAACTCGAGCGACATCACCAAGCAACTCGTGGTCACCGGCAAGTCGGCGACCTCCTGGGTCTGGGTCAACCAGCTGCCCGACCTGAAGAAGAACACCGAGAACGAACTGGGCGTCGTGGCGTACCCGGGTGATCCGAGCGGCCAGTGGGCGCGGGCCGCGATGTACTGGTCGGTGTTCAAGAGCAGCAAGCACCGGGACGTCGCGGTCGACGTGATCAACTTCTTGGCCAACGACCCAGAGGCGGTGGCGCTACTCGGCACCGACCGCGGCCTGCCCTCGAACATGGACCTGCGGGCCAAGGTCAGCGAGACGACGAGCGATCCGGCGATGAAGCAGTCCATCCAGGTCGAGACCGAACTCGCGCAGAAGTTCGGCCAGGCGCCGCAGGTGCCGATCAAGGGCCACAGCAAGGTCAAGTCCGAGCTGATCAAGGCCGCCGAGAACGTCCAGTACGGCCGTGCCACGCCGGCCGATGCGGCGGCGCAGTACGTGGCGGCCTGCAAGTCCGCGATCGCCTGATTCCAGGTCGACGGAAAGGAGCCGGCCTGTGGCCCTCACCACGGCCCCCGGCCGGACCATGCCCAGCAGTTCCCCCCGGCCCCGCGCCACCCGGCGTGGGGCCGGCCGGGACCGGCACGGCGACGGTCTGGCTGGTTACATATTCCTCTCGCCCTGGCTCGTCGGACTGATGGCCGTCACGGCGATCCCCATGCTGCTCTCGCTCTACCTGAGCTTCACCAACTACGACATCCTCACCCCCTTCTCCGAGGTCGAGTGGGTCGGGCTCGCCAACTACGAGCGGATGTTCACCGCCGACCCGTCCTACTGGCACTCGGTGCGGGTGACGCTCACCTTCGCGCTGGTCGCCGTGCCGCTGAAGCTGGCCGCCGCGCTCGGGGTGGCGCTGCTGCTCAACCGGGCCTGGCGCGGCGTCGGCCTGTTACGCGGCCTGTTCTACCTGCCGTCGCTGCTCGGCGGCAGCGTGGCGCTGGCCATCGTCTGGGTCAACATGTTCAACCGCGAGGGCGCGTTCAACTCGCTGCTGGGCCTCTTCGGCATCGAGGGCGAACCCTGGGTCAACGACCCCGACTGGGCGCTGGAGACCCTGATGGTGCTCGCCATCTGGCAGTTCGGCGCACCCATGGTGATCTTCCTGGCCGGCCTCAAACAGGTGCCCACCGAGCTCTACGAGGCCGCCGCCGTCGACGGCGCCGGCAGGTGGCGGCAGTTCGTCGCCGTCACCCTGCCCATGCTCTCGCCGGTGATCTTCTTCAACCTCGTGCTGGAGACCATCAACGGCTTCCAGGGCTTCACCGCCGCGTTCGTGCTCAGCAACGGCACCGGCGGCCCGGTCGACTCCACCCTGATGTACACGCTGAACCTCTACATCACCGGCTTCACCGACCTGGAGATGGGCTACGCCTCCGCGATGGCCTGGGTCTTCCTGGTCGCCATCGCCATCATCACCGCCATCTTCTTCAGCACCGGACGCTTCTGGGTCCACTACTCCGACGGGGAGGACCGGTGACAGCCACGGCAACCCCGGCGACGACCGGGCGGCGCGGCCCGCGCCGCGCCGCCGGTGGGCAGGCCCTGCGC harbors:
- a CDS encoding carbohydrate ABC transporter permease, with the protein product MALTTAPGRTMPSSSPRPRATRRGAGRDRHGDGLAGYIFLSPWLVGLMAVTAIPMLLSLYLSFTNYDILTPFSEVEWVGLANYERMFTADPSYWHSVRVTLTFALVAVPLKLAAALGVALLLNRAWRGVGLLRGLFYLPSLLGGSVALAIVWVNMFNREGAFNSLLGLFGIEGEPWVNDPDWALETLMVLAIWQFGAPMVIFLAGLKQVPTELYEAAAVDGAGRWRQFVAVTLPMLSPVIFFNLVLETINGFQGFTAAFVLSNGTGGPVDSTLMYTLNLYITGFTDLEMGYASAMAWVFLVAIAIITAIFFSTGRFWVHYSDGEDR
- a CDS encoding ABC transporter substrate-binding protein, with the translated sequence MHPATPPTTGTPAVPVHRTPVPRRRLIRGLLAAVVALPLVLGAAGCGDDEASTDPNAPVKLSIFWWGGEARAKLTEEALALYTKKHPNVTFEKTWQANQGYFDKLATLTAGGNPPDIFQIDDNYLAEYAARSTTLDLTSYKDSGDLDVSKFPRSLWQYGVVDGKLAGLAAGENTQGLVYNKTLLTKNGLPEPTTGMTWEEHIAWAEQVAKKTRVPGTQDPSADYKAFWVWLRQQGKDLYRGKELGFTAEDVTKWFELWKGARDRGATPTPDVIHEGNSSDITKQLVVTGKSATSWVWVNQLPDLKKNTENELGVVAYPGDPSGQWARAAMYWSVFKSSKHRDVAVDVINFLANDPEAVALLGTDRGLPSNMDLRAKVSETTSDPAMKQSIQVETELAQKFGQAPQVPIKGHSKVKSELIKAAENVQYGRATPADAAAQYVAACKSAIA